In a genomic window of Micromonospora cremea:
- a CDS encoding XRE family transcriptional regulator translates to MTETANARKIAFATFVRRALDEARATRAWSGTEVSRRTGVSRQTINRWVRGDWASDPEAERVVAFCEGLGLNPAAAFAALGWDRTAAGPRAGQPAPPMDPDVEALLRRLVDPNVSDAEKFHIRETIRYLAYRPTLPADVRKRGNQAG, encoded by the coding sequence GTGACCGAGACGGCCAATGCGCGGAAGATCGCCTTCGCCACCTTCGTCCGGCGCGCGCTCGACGAGGCCCGGGCGACACGGGCCTGGAGCGGCACCGAGGTGTCCCGGCGCACCGGCGTTTCCCGGCAGACCATCAACCGGTGGGTCCGGGGCGACTGGGCCAGCGACCCGGAGGCCGAACGGGTGGTCGCCTTCTGCGAGGGTCTGGGGCTGAACCCCGCCGCCGCCTTCGCCGCCCTCGGCTGGGACCGCACCGCGGCCGGCCCGCGCGCCGGCCAACCGGCACCGCCCATGGACCCGGACGTGGAGGCACTGCTGCGGCGGCTGGTCGACCCGAACGTGTCGGACGCGGAGAAGTTCCACATCCGCGAAACCATTCGATACCTCGCATACCGCCCTACGCTGCCGGCCGATGTCCGGAAAAGAGGGAATCAGGCCGGCTAG
- a CDS encoding PhoH family protein, which produces MTTRRSTAGADQTPAATATTRRATRGRRTAAAASADPNEPRPAGQAFVLDTSVLLSDPAAFHRFAEHEVVLPLVVITELEGKRHHPELGWFARQSLRMLDELRITHGRLDRPVPANDHGGTLRVELNHTDDGVLPPGFRTESNDARILSVALNLAAEGREVTLVSKDMPLRVKAASVGLRADEYRHGQASDPTWTGMSELELGEEQISRLYAGEALDVDEAAGLPCHTGLVLHSGRGSALARVLPDKSVRLVRGDREAFGLHGRSAEQRIALDLLLDESIGIVSLGGRAGTGKSALALCAGLEAVMERRRHKKVIVFRPLYAVGGQELGYLPGSESEKMSPWAQAVFDTLGAVVHENVLEEVTSRGILEVLPLTHIRGRSLHDAFVIVDEAQSLERGVLLTVLSRIGQGSRVVLTHDVAQRDNLRVGRHDGVTAVIEALKGHPLFAHVTLSRSERSPIAAMVTDLLEDIPL; this is translated from the coding sequence GTGACGACTCGCCGTTCGACCGCCGGTGCCGATCAGACCCCGGCAGCGACTGCCACGACCCGCCGCGCCACCAGGGGCCGCCGTACGGCCGCCGCCGCGTCGGCCGACCCCAACGAGCCGCGACCAGCCGGCCAGGCCTTCGTCCTGGACACCTCCGTGCTGCTGTCCGACCCGGCGGCCTTCCACCGGTTCGCCGAGCACGAGGTGGTCCTGCCACTCGTGGTCATCACCGAGCTGGAGGGCAAGCGGCACCATCCGGAGCTGGGCTGGTTCGCCCGGCAGTCGCTGCGGATGCTCGACGAACTGCGCATCACGCACGGGCGACTCGACCGCCCGGTGCCCGCCAACGACCACGGCGGCACGTTGCGGGTGGAGCTCAACCACACCGACGACGGAGTGCTGCCGCCCGGGTTCCGCACCGAGAGCAACGACGCCCGGATCCTCTCCGTGGCGCTCAACCTCGCCGCCGAGGGGCGGGAGGTGACCCTGGTCAGCAAGGACATGCCGCTGCGGGTCAAGGCCGCCTCGGTGGGCCTGCGGGCCGATGAGTACCGGCACGGCCAGGCCAGCGACCCGACCTGGACCGGCATGTCCGAGCTGGAGCTGGGTGAGGAGCAGATAAGCCGCCTGTACGCCGGCGAGGCGCTTGACGTGGACGAGGCGGCCGGGCTGCCCTGCCATACCGGCCTGGTGCTGCACTCGGGGCGCGGCTCCGCGCTGGCCCGGGTGCTGCCGGACAAGTCGGTCCGGTTGGTCCGGGGTGATCGGGAGGCGTTCGGGCTGCACGGCCGCTCGGCCGAGCAGCGGATCGCCCTCGACCTGCTGCTGGACGAGTCGATCGGCATCGTCTCGCTGGGTGGCCGGGCCGGCACCGGCAAGTCGGCGTTGGCGCTCTGCGCGGGGCTGGAGGCGGTGATGGAGCGCCGCCGGCACAAGAAGGTGATCGTGTTCCGCCCGTTGTACGCGGTCGGCGGGCAGGAGCTGGGCTACCTGCCCGGGTCGGAGTCGGAGAAGATGTCGCCCTGGGCACAGGCGGTCTTCGACACGCTCGGCGCGGTGGTGCACGAGAACGTGCTGGAGGAGGTGACCTCGCGAGGCATCCTCGAGGTGCTGCCGTTGACCCACATCCGCGGGCGCAGCCTGCACGACGCCTTCGTGATCGTGGACGAGGCCCAGTCGCTGGAGCGCGGCGTGCTGTTGACGGTGCTCTCCCGGATCGGGCAGGGCTCCCGGGTGGTGCTCACTCACGACGTGGCCCAGCGGGACAATCTGCGGGTCGGGCGGCACGACGGTGTGACGGCGGTGATCGAGGCGCTCAAGGGCCATCCGCTCTTCGCCCACGTCACACTCAGCCGTTCGGAGCGGTCGCCGATTGCCGCCATGGTGACGGACCTACTGGAGGACATCCCGCTGTGA
- a CDS encoding lytic transglycosylase domain-containing protein produces MSRLWSRLGARTAAVALLSVGVAGGFYLGEDRETQQQGLTAQVGLEVDRADLAYQRERQAAHRVKFAKQRAAEYEAKLRAAQAAKEAAERARKAKAAAASRKAEREAAERKAAEKPKPYDGPIPASCAEYSGNRKVGCAMMIDAGFGIAEFPCLEKLWTKESGWNHKASNSSSGAYGIPQALPGSKMGTVADDWRTNPATQIKWGLGYIKGRYDTPCGAWGYFQSNGHY; encoded by the coding sequence GTGAGTCGGCTGTGGAGCCGGTTGGGCGCCCGTACGGCTGCTGTCGCGCTGCTCTCCGTGGGCGTTGCCGGTGGCTTCTACCTGGGCGAAGACCGCGAAACCCAGCAGCAGGGCCTGACCGCGCAGGTCGGCCTTGAGGTCGACCGCGCCGATCTCGCCTACCAGCGCGAGCGGCAGGCCGCCCACCGGGTGAAGTTCGCCAAGCAGCGGGCCGCCGAGTACGAGGCCAAGCTCCGGGCGGCGCAGGCCGCCAAGGAGGCCGCGGAGCGCGCCCGCAAGGCCAAGGCCGCCGCGGCGTCCCGCAAGGCCGAGCGCGAGGCGGCGGAGCGGAAGGCGGCGGAGAAGCCCAAGCCGTACGACGGGCCGATTCCGGCGTCCTGCGCCGAGTACAGCGGCAACCGTAAGGTCGGCTGCGCCATGATGATCGACGCGGGTTTCGGCATCGCCGAGTTCCCGTGCCTGGAGAAGCTCTGGACCAAGGAGAGCGGCTGGAACCACAAGGCCAGCAACTCCTCGTCCGGTGCGTACGGAATTCCGCAGGCCCTCCCGGGCAGCAAGATGGGTACCGTCGCCGACGACTGGCGGACGAACCCGGCCACCCAGATCAAGTGGGGGCTGGGCTACATCAAGGGTCGGTACGACACGCCCTGCGGGGCCTGGGGCTACTTCCAGAGCAACGGCCACTACTGA
- a CDS encoding rhomboid family intramembrane serine protease, translating to MTLHPASGDPHRFGTEAFYAALGRAFVAMCAVVPFLFLIEAVDQGLEFGLDATAGIIPQRIDGLDGVFFSPFLHHGFDHLYSNSIPLILLGTFVLAAGARRFLWSTLIIILVSGLGVWFTGSPNSVVVGASGVIFGYLGILLTRGIFERSWWNFAVFLLVGLLYGWQLVGILPTDERISWQGHLFGLLGGVVAAILFRRRRPVVGGSDYTGSTLSLP from the coding sequence GTGACCCTGCACCCCGCAAGCGGCGACCCCCACCGGTTCGGCACCGAGGCGTTCTACGCCGCGCTCGGCCGGGCCTTCGTCGCGATGTGCGCGGTGGTCCCGTTCCTCTTTCTCATCGAGGCCGTCGACCAGGGGCTCGAGTTCGGACTGGACGCCACCGCCGGCATCATTCCGCAGCGGATCGACGGGCTCGACGGGGTCTTCTTCTCCCCGTTCCTGCACCACGGCTTCGACCACCTCTACAGCAACAGCATCCCGCTGATCCTGCTGGGCACCTTCGTGCTGGCCGCCGGCGCCCGCCGTTTCCTCTGGTCGACGCTGATCATCATCCTGGTCAGCGGGCTCGGCGTCTGGTTCACCGGCTCGCCCAACTCGGTGGTGGTCGGCGCCAGCGGGGTGATCTTCGGGTACCTGGGCATTCTGCTCACCCGGGGCATCTTCGAGCGCAGCTGGTGGAACTTCGCCGTCTTCCTGCTGGTCGGCCTGCTCTACGGTTGGCAGCTGGTCGGCATCCTGCCCACCGACGAGCGGATCTCCTGGCAGGGGCACCTGTTCGGGCTGCTCGGCGGGGTGGTGGCCGCGATCCTGTTCCGTCGTCGCCGCCCGGTCGTCGGCGGCTCGGACTACACCGGGTCCACGCTCAGCCTGCCCTGA
- a CDS encoding NAD(P)/FAD-dependent oxidoreductase encodes MREVDVAVIGAGPAGLFAAYYAGFRGLSVAVIDALPEPGGQVTAMYPEKLILDVAGFPAVKGRDLVANLVAQAAPFGPHYLLGTRAEKLSYADERPVLGLAGGEQLGCGAVVITGGLGSFSPRPLPCADSAPGAGIVYFVPEPTELADRDVLIVGGGDSAFDWALTLQPLARSVTLVHRREKFRAHASTVARVLSLPVRVVVNAEVTRLFGDGTVSGAEVTVRGGATETLPVDTVVAALGFTADLGPLAEWGLRLDRRHILVDSAMATNLPRVFAAGDITEYPGKVRLIATGFGEAATAVNNAAVAIDPSAHLFPGHSSDAG; translated from the coding sequence ATGCGTGAGGTCGATGTTGCCGTGATCGGGGCCGGTCCGGCCGGCCTCTTCGCCGCGTACTACGCCGGGTTTCGAGGGCTGTCGGTGGCGGTGATCGACGCGCTGCCGGAGCCGGGTGGTCAGGTCACCGCGATGTACCCGGAGAAGCTGATCCTCGACGTGGCCGGTTTCCCCGCCGTCAAGGGCCGCGACCTGGTCGCCAACCTGGTGGCTCAGGCCGCCCCGTTCGGCCCGCACTACCTGCTCGGCACCCGGGCCGAGAAACTCTCGTACGCCGATGAGCGGCCGGTGCTCGGTCTGGCCGGTGGCGAGCAGCTCGGCTGCGGCGCGGTCGTGATCACCGGTGGGCTGGGCAGCTTCAGCCCTCGGCCGCTGCCCTGCGCCGACAGCGCGCCCGGCGCCGGGATCGTCTACTTCGTACCCGAGCCGACCGAGTTGGCCGACCGGGACGTGCTGATCGTCGGTGGCGGTGACTCCGCGTTCGACTGGGCGTTGACGCTGCAACCGCTGGCCCGCTCGGTGACCCTGGTGCACCGGCGGGAGAAGTTCCGGGCGCACGCCTCGACAGTGGCCCGGGTGCTGTCGCTGCCGGTGCGGGTGGTGGTCAACGCCGAGGTCACCCGGCTGTTCGGGGATGGCACGGTGAGCGGCGCCGAGGTGACCGTACGCGGTGGCGCGACCGAGACGCTGCCGGTGGACACCGTGGTGGCCGCGCTCGGCTTCACCGCCGACCTGGGCCCGCTCGCCGAGTGGGGGCTGCGGCTGGACCGCCGGCACATCCTGGTGGACAGCGCCATGGCGACGAACCTGCCCCGGGTCTTCGCGGCCGGCGACATCACCGAGTACCCGGGCAAGGTCCGGCTGATCGCGACCGGCTTCGGCGAGGCCGCCACGGCGGTCAACAACGCGGCGGTGGCCATCGACCCGAGCGCCCACCTGTTCCCCGGTCACTCGTCCGACGCCGGCTGA
- a CDS encoding TetR/AcrR family transcriptional regulator: protein MSASSIRARVRAEMLDEIKAVARRHLTTEGANLSLRAVARDMGMVSSAIYRYVPSRDDLLTALIIEAYDALGDTVEAADGSAERHDLRGRWHAVCRAARDWALTHPAEYALLYGSPVPGYAAPEDTVLPAQRPPLTLVGILRDGLADGLLAVPADDLPEPVRADLTELADTFFPGMPTALLARGMAGWTQLFGLISFELFGRLNQTVAHRDVYFDHQVGLMADLIGLPHLQ from the coding sequence ATGTCCGCTTCCTCGATCCGCGCCCGCGTCCGCGCCGAGATGCTCGACGAGATCAAGGCCGTGGCCCGCCGACACCTGACCACCGAGGGTGCGAACCTGTCGCTGCGGGCCGTCGCCCGGGACATGGGCATGGTCTCCTCCGCCATCTACCGCTACGTCCCGAGCCGGGACGACCTGCTCACCGCGCTGATCATCGAGGCGTACGACGCGCTCGGCGACACGGTGGAGGCCGCCGACGGCAGCGCCGAGCGGCACGACCTGCGCGGCCGCTGGCACGCCGTGTGCCGGGCCGCGCGGGACTGGGCGCTCACCCACCCCGCCGAGTACGCGCTGCTCTACGGCAGCCCGGTGCCCGGGTACGCCGCTCCCGAGGACACCGTCCTACCTGCCCAGCGCCCCCCGCTGACCCTGGTCGGCATCCTCCGCGACGGCCTGGCCGACGGCCTGCTCGCGGTCCCCGCCGACGACCTGCCGGAGCCGGTGCGCGCCGACCTGACCGAGCTGGCCGACACCTTCTTCCCCGGGATGCCCACCGCCCTGCTCGCCCGGGGCATGGCTGGTTGGACGCAGCTCTTCGGGCTGATCAGCTTCGAACTGTTCGGCCGGTTGAACCAGACCGTCGCGCACCGGGACGTGTACTTCGACCACCAGGTCGGGCTGATGGCCGACCTGATCGGCCTGCCCCACCTGCAGTGA
- a CDS encoding NAD-dependent epimerase/dehydratase family protein: MSLHVIVGTGPVGTATARLLAERGEQVRVVSRRGTGPEHPAIERIAADAADAERLTALTTGAQALYNCANPAYHRWSTDWPPLAGALLAAAERTGAVLATVGNLYGYGPVDGPMTEQSPPAATGTKGRVRNRMWADALAAHRAGRVRVTEVRGSDYVGVGGTSLAMMVLPRVLAGQRVFLPVNWDAPHTWTYIADVARTLVAAAAQEQAWGRAWHVPSAPAAPMRELATRAAALVGAPAPKLIRMPYPVLWLGGLTNPLIRELRETAYQFDRPFLMDSTAATATLGVEPTPLDRALKDIVEALHG, from the coding sequence ATGTCGCTACACGTCATCGTCGGCACCGGCCCGGTCGGCACCGCCACCGCCCGTCTCCTCGCCGAGCGGGGTGAGCAGGTCCGCGTCGTCAGCCGCCGGGGCACCGGACCGGAGCACCCCGCCATCGAGCGGATCGCCGCCGACGCCGCTGACGCCGAACGCCTCACCGCACTCACCACCGGCGCCCAGGCGCTGTACAACTGCGCGAACCCGGCCTACCACCGGTGGTCCACCGACTGGCCGCCACTGGCCGGCGCACTGCTCGCCGCCGCCGAGCGGACCGGCGCGGTGCTCGCCACGGTCGGCAACCTCTACGGGTACGGACCGGTCGACGGTCCGATGACCGAGCAGAGCCCGCCGGCCGCGACCGGCACCAAGGGCCGGGTCCGCAACCGGATGTGGGCCGACGCGCTCGCCGCCCACCGGGCCGGTCGGGTCCGGGTCACCGAGGTGCGCGGATCCGACTACGTCGGCGTCGGCGGCACCTCGCTGGCGATGATGGTGCTACCCCGGGTACTCGCCGGGCAGCGGGTCTTCCTGCCCGTCAACTGGGACGCCCCGCACACCTGGACGTACATCGCCGACGTCGCCCGTACCCTCGTCGCGGCAGCCGCCCAGGAACAGGCCTGGGGGCGGGCCTGGCACGTGCCCAGCGCGCCGGCCGCACCGATGCGCGAGTTGGCCACCCGAGCGGCGGCGCTGGTCGGCGCACCCGCGCCGAAGCTGATCCGGATGCCCTACCCGGTGCTGTGGCTGGGCGGCCTGACCAACCCGCTCATCCGCGAACTGCGGGAGACCGCCTACCAGTTCGATCGCCCCTTCCTGATGGACTCGACCGCCGCCACCGCCACCCTCGGCGTCGAGCCGACCCCCCTGGACCGCGCCCTGAAGGACATCGTCGAGGCCCTGCACGGCTGA
- a CDS encoding DMT family transporter, which yields MSVTDTATPQTLSATRRITGVALASVSGVAVAVQSRINGELGVRLADGFAAAIVSFGIGLLVLLVLVPATPGGRRGLVGVRTALASGALRPWQCLGGMCGAVLVATQGLTIGTLGVAVFTVAVVAGQTGSSLAVDRAGIGPTGRQPVTRQRLAGAVLTVLAVGLAVGDRFGDPGTLVLALLPLVAGVGTAWQQAVNGRVRAAADSALTATLINFAVGTVTLLAAFAVDTAIRGWPTGHLPTEPWLYLGGPIGIVFIAIAAAIVRFTGVLLLGLATIAGQIVGAVLLDVVLPTAASHPGPNTLLGAALTMVAVLIAALAPPARR from the coding sequence GTGAGCGTCACCGACACGGCGACGCCGCAGACCCTGTCAGCAACCCGCCGGATCACCGGCGTCGCGCTGGCGTCGGTCTCCGGGGTCGCGGTGGCGGTGCAGTCTCGGATCAACGGCGAGCTGGGGGTACGTCTGGCCGACGGGTTCGCCGCCGCGATCGTCTCGTTCGGCATCGGCCTGCTGGTGCTGCTGGTGCTGGTGCCGGCCACCCCCGGCGGGCGGCGCGGGCTGGTCGGGGTACGTACCGCCCTCGCGTCGGGCGCGCTGCGGCCGTGGCAGTGCCTCGGCGGCATGTGCGGGGCGGTGCTGGTGGCCACCCAGGGGCTCACCATTGGCACGTTGGGCGTGGCGGTCTTCACCGTCGCGGTGGTCGCCGGGCAGACCGGCAGCAGTCTCGCGGTGGACCGGGCGGGGATCGGGCCGACCGGCCGGCAGCCGGTCACCCGGCAGCGGCTGGCCGGCGCGGTGCTCACCGTGCTGGCGGTCGGCCTGGCGGTCGGCGACCGCTTCGGTGACCCGGGCACGCTGGTGCTGGCCCTGCTGCCGCTGGTGGCCGGGGTGGGCACCGCCTGGCAGCAGGCGGTCAACGGTCGGGTCCGGGCGGCGGCCGACAGCGCGCTGACCGCCACGCTGATCAACTTCGCGGTGGGCACGGTCACCCTGCTCGCCGCGTTCGCGGTCGACACCGCGATACGCGGCTGGCCGACCGGCCACCTGCCGACCGAGCCGTGGCTCTACCTGGGCGGCCCGATCGGCATCGTGTTCATCGCGATCGCCGCGGCGATCGTGCGCTTCACCGGTGTGCTGCTGCTCGGCCTCGCCACGATCGCCGGCCAGATCGTGGGGGCCGTCCTGTTGGACGTGGTGCTGCCCACCGCCGCCTCGCACCCCGGCCCGAACACCCTGCTCGGCGCCGCGCTGACCATGGTGGCCGTGCTGATCGCCGCGCTCGCGCCGCCCGCGCGCCGCTGA
- the glpX gene encoding class II fructose-bisphosphatase, which produces MTNTRTRIPQDLDRNLALDLVRVTEAAAMAAGRWVGRGDKEGGDGAAVDAMRKLINSIQMRGVVVIGEGEKDNAPMLFNGEQVGDGTGPEVDVAVDPVDGTTLMSKGMPNALAVLAVSERGAMFDPSAVFYMEKLAVGPAYADVVDINAGVADNLRRIAKVKGTDVSEVTVCVLDRSRHADLVAQIRRTGAGIRFISDGDIAGSIAAARGESDVDVLMGIGGTPEGIISACALKCMGGAMQAKLWPRDAEEREKALAAGHDLDRVLGTDDLVTGDNCFFVATGVTSGDLLRGVRYRAGGAYTQSIVMRSKSGTIRVIDSYHRLEKLALYSAVDFDGRPLAEHE; this is translated from the coding sequence ATGACGAACACCAGGACGCGGATCCCACAGGATCTCGACCGTAACCTCGCCCTCGACCTGGTCCGGGTCACCGAGGCCGCGGCGATGGCCGCCGGCCGCTGGGTCGGCCGGGGCGACAAGGAGGGCGGCGACGGGGCCGCCGTCGACGCCATGCGCAAGCTGATCAACTCGATCCAGATGCGCGGCGTCGTGGTGATCGGCGAGGGCGAGAAGGACAACGCCCCGATGCTCTTCAACGGCGAACAGGTCGGCGACGGCACCGGCCCGGAGGTGGACGTCGCGGTCGATCCCGTCGACGGCACCACGCTGATGAGCAAGGGCATGCCGAACGCGCTGGCGGTGCTCGCCGTCTCCGAGCGCGGCGCGATGTTCGACCCGAGCGCCGTCTTCTACATGGAGAAGCTCGCGGTCGGGCCGGCGTACGCCGACGTCGTGGACATCAACGCCGGGGTGGCCGACAACCTGCGGCGGATCGCCAAGGTCAAGGGCACCGACGTCTCCGAGGTGACGGTCTGCGTGCTGGACCGCAGCCGCCACGCCGACCTGGTCGCGCAGATCCGCCGGACCGGGGCGGGCATCCGGTTCATTTCCGACGGGGACATCGCCGGCTCCATCGCGGCGGCCCGGGGCGAGTCGGACGTCGACGTGCTGATGGGCATCGGTGGCACCCCCGAGGGCATCATCTCTGCCTGCGCGTTGAAGTGCATGGGCGGGGCGATGCAGGCCAAGCTCTGGCCGCGCGACGCCGAGGAGCGGGAGAAGGCGCTCGCCGCCGGGCACGACCTGGACCGCGTGCTGGGCACCGACGACCTGGTCACCGGGGACAACTGCTTCTTCGTGGCGACCGGAGTCACCTCCGGCGACCTGCTGCGCGGGGTGCGCTACCGGGCCGGCGGGGCGTACACCCAGTCGATCGTGATGCGGTCGAAGAGCGGCACCATCCGCGTGATCGACTCGTACCACCGGCTGGAGAAGCTGGCGCTCTACTCCGCGGTCGACTTCGACGGTCGTCCACTGGCCGAGCACGAGTGA
- a CDS encoding DUF4245 domain-containing protein encodes MEPAQPADRVPDDRTPPDGQPPADLPAGSGAEPAATGPTTPPAAEPALVESSPADEPARSGPAIGTDAAAETGERPAPPPRAEAARSERSPKDMAISLLVLLIPIALLLAFYRGFLGGDEPTTVDPAPAIEQARSANVFPVSQPEGLGSDWRTVSARYQTVEGGANLRIGYITPEGRGVQLLQSNVPAERLLPAELTGQGQPQGPTELAGRTWQRYTARGNQQALVLLEPARTVIVVGDARDNELRQLADALR; translated from the coding sequence GTGGAACCCGCACAGCCAGCCGACCGCGTACCCGACGACCGCACGCCGCCCGACGGCCAGCCGCCGGCGGACCTTCCCGCCGGTTCCGGTGCTGAGCCGGCCGCGACCGGCCCGACGACACCGCCGGCCGCCGAGCCGGCCCTGGTCGAGTCGAGCCCCGCGGACGAGCCGGCCCGCAGCGGTCCCGCCATCGGGACCGACGCCGCCGCCGAGACCGGCGAGCGGCCCGCGCCGCCGCCGCGGGCGGAGGCCGCCCGATCCGAGCGGTCGCCCAAGGACATGGCGATCTCGCTGCTGGTGCTGCTGATCCCGATCGCGCTGCTGCTGGCGTTCTACCGGGGTTTCCTCGGCGGCGACGAACCGACCACGGTCGATCCGGCGCCGGCGATCGAGCAGGCCCGCTCGGCGAACGTCTTCCCGGTGAGCCAGCCGGAGGGCCTGGGTTCGGACTGGCGTACGGTCAGCGCCCGCTACCAGACGGTGGAAGGCGGCGCGAACCTGCGGATCGGCTACATCACGCCGGAGGGGCGGGGCGTCCAGCTGTTGCAGAGCAACGTGCCGGCGGAGCGGCTGCTCCCGGCCGAGCTGACCGGCCAGGGTCAGCCACAGGGCCCGACGGAGCTGGCCGGACGCACCTGGCAGCGCTACACCGCACGGGGCAACCAGCAGGCGCTGGTCCTGCTGGAGCCGGCCCGTACGGTCATCGTCGTCGGCGACGCCCGGGACAACGAACTGCGCCAACTCGCCGACGCGCTGCGCTGA
- a CDS encoding exodeoxyribonuclease VII small subunit, whose product MTDDTKAKPDERLSYEQARAELASVVERLEAGGTSLEESLALWERGEALAVICQRWLDGARARIEAARQEPSS is encoded by the coding sequence ATGACTGACGACACGAAGGCCAAGCCGGACGAGCGGCTCAGCTACGAGCAGGCCCGCGCAGAGCTGGCCTCGGTGGTGGAGCGGCTGGAGGCCGGCGGCACCTCCCTGGAGGAGTCGCTGGCGCTGTGGGAGCGCGGCGAGGCGCTGGCGGTGATCTGCCAGCGGTGGCTGGACGGCGCCCGGGCGCGGATCGAAGCCGCCCGGCAGGAGCCCTCCTCCTGA
- the xseA gene encoding exodeoxyribonuclease VII large subunit produces the protein MSDGARSSAEEPWPVRVVSQKVGAWIAKLGWVWVDGQVAQISRRPGASTVFLTLRDPSADLSLTVTTNRDVLDAGAPELREGARVVLHAKPEFYAARGTLSLRADEIRQVGLGELLARLEKLKKLLAAEGLFDRARKRRLPFLPGRIGLITGRASAAERDVLTNTRRRWPAVEFRTVNVAVQGPSAVPQIIDALKVLDADPSIDVIIIARGGGGIEDLLPFSDEALCRAVFGCRTPVVSAIGHETDAPLIDYVADVRASTPTDAAKRVVPDLTEEVRLIGQARHRLERAVRNLVDRESHRLDGLRSRPVLARPQVMVEQRATDLSALRQRAGRCLDHRLAAADDELRHTLARLRALSPAATLDRGYAIVQRADGHVVRAAAEVGKGDPLRVRLADGELAATVDG, from the coding sequence GTGAGTGACGGGGCGCGGAGCAGCGCGGAGGAGCCGTGGCCGGTCCGGGTGGTCAGCCAGAAGGTGGGCGCCTGGATCGCGAAGCTCGGCTGGGTGTGGGTGGACGGACAGGTGGCGCAGATCAGCCGCCGGCCCGGGGCAAGCACCGTCTTTCTCACCCTGCGTGACCCGTCGGCCGACCTGAGCCTGACCGTCACCACCAACCGGGACGTGCTGGACGCCGGCGCGCCCGAGCTACGCGAGGGCGCCCGGGTGGTGCTGCACGCCAAACCGGAGTTCTACGCCGCCCGGGGCACGCTGAGCCTGCGTGCCGACGAGATCCGCCAGGTGGGGCTGGGTGAGCTGCTGGCCCGGCTGGAGAAGCTCAAGAAGCTGCTCGCCGCCGAGGGGCTGTTCGACCGGGCCCGCAAGCGCCGGCTGCCGTTCCTGCCCGGCCGGATCGGGCTGATCACCGGCCGGGCGTCCGCCGCCGAACGGGACGTGCTGACCAACACACGGCGGCGCTGGCCGGCGGTGGAGTTCCGTACGGTCAACGTGGCCGTGCAGGGCCCGTCCGCGGTGCCGCAGATCATCGACGCGCTCAAGGTGCTGGACGCCGACCCGAGCATCGACGTGATCATCATCGCCCGGGGCGGCGGCGGCATCGAGGACCTGCTGCCCTTCTCCGACGAGGCGCTCTGCCGCGCGGTGTTCGGCTGCCGTACCCCGGTGGTCAGCGCCATCGGTCACGAGACGGACGCCCCGCTGATCGACTACGTCGCCGACGTCCGCGCCTCCACCCCGACCGACGCGGCCAAGCGGGTGGTCCCCGACCTCACCGAGGAGGTACGCCTCATCGGCCAGGCCCGGCACCGCCTCGAGCGGGCGGTGCGCAATCTGGTCGACCGGGAGTCCCACCGGCTCGACGGGCTGCGTTCCCGTCCGGTGCTGGCCCGACCCCAGGTGATGGTGGAGCAGCGGGCGACCGACCTGAGCGCGCTGCGTCAGCGGGCCGGACGGTGCCTGGACCACCGGCTCGCCGCGGCCGACGACGAGCTGCGGCACACCCTGGCGCGGCTACGCGCCCTGTCACCCGCCGCGACCCTCGACCGGGGGTACGCGATCGTGCAGCGCGCGGACGGTCACGTGGTACGCGCGGCGGCCGAGGTCGGCAAGGGCGACCCGCTGCGCGTCCGCCTGGCCGACGGTGAGCTGGCAGCCACGGTGGACGGCTGA